Proteins from one Rosa chinensis cultivar Old Blush chromosome 7, RchiOBHm-V2, whole genome shotgun sequence genomic window:
- the LOC112175818 gene encoding sucrose transport protein SUC4: MPTPEADPERHHHHHHHRGRTTRPPPARPPARPSLRSLLRVASVACGIQFGWALQLSLLTPYVQELGIPHAWASVIWLCGPLSGLIVQPMVGHMSDRCTSRFGRRRPFIVAGAVSIAVSVLIIGYSADIGWLLGDRGSVRPRAIGVFVFGFWILDVANNMTQGPCRALLADLTGKDHRRTRVANAYFSLFMAVGNILGYATGAFSYWFKVFPFTLTSACDVNCANLKSAFIIDIAFIALTTYLSISAAQELPLGSSDRSTPFAEEGPGQSSQAEEAFLWELFGTFRYFSASIWIILLVTGLNWIGWFPFLLFDTDWMGREIYGGKPNEGTNYSNGVRMGALGLMLNSIMLGITSVLMEKLCRKWGSGFVWGISNFIMALSFLAMLVITFVNKSIGHDSPPPGIVIASLVVFAILGIPLAITYSVPYALISSRIESLGLGQGLSMGVLNLAIVIPQVLVSLGSGPWDQLFGGGNSPAFAVAAGAALASGLVAILAIPRSIPQKPRSFT; encoded by the exons ATGCCGACGCCAGAAGCGGACCCGGagcgccaccaccaccaccaccaccaccgaggGAGGACCACCAGACCGCCGCCGGCTCGGCCTCCGGCCAGGCCTTCGCTCCGTTCATTGCTCCGAGTGGCGTCGGTCGCTTGCGGAATCCAGTTCGGCTGGGCTCTACAGCTCTCTCTGTTGACTCCCTATGTCCAAGAGCTCGGAATCCCTCACGCTTGGGCCAGCGTCATATGGCTATGTGGGCCGTTGTCGGGTCTTATAGTCCAGCCCATGGTCGGACACATGAGCGACCGATGCACCAGTCGATTTGGCCGCCGGAGGCCGTTCATCGTCGCCGGGGCGGTGAGCATCGCCGTGTCCGTTCTGATCATCGGTTACTCCGCCGATATCGGGTGGTTGCTCGGAGACCGCGGCAGCGTGAGGCCCAGAGCCATCGGAGTTTTTGTGTTCGGGTTTTGGATTCTGGACGTGGCCAATAATATGACCCAGGGTCCTTGTAGAGCTCTGCTTGCTGATCTCACTG GAAAGGACCATCGAAGAACTCGAGTCGCAAATGCTTATTTCTCTCTGTTTATGGCGGTTGGCAATATTCTTGGCTATGCAACTGGAGCATTCAGTTACTggttcaaggttttcccatttaCACTTACCTCCGCGTGCGATGTTAACTGTGCAAATCTCAAGTCTGCGTTCATTATTGACATAGCATTCATTGCACTTACAACATATTTAAGCATATCAGCAGCTCAGGAATTACCTCTGGGTTCAAGCGACAGAAGCACCCCCTTTGCTGAGGAAGGGCCAGGGCAATCCAGCCAAGCTGAAGAAGCTTTCCTCTGGGAGCTGTTTGGGACTTTTAGATATTTCTCAGCATCTATATGGATAATCCTACTTGTAACTGGTTTAAACTGGATTGGGTGGTTTCCATTTCTTCTCTTTGATACTGATTGGATGGGTCGAGAAATTTATGGTGGCAAGCCAAATGAAGGGACAAATTACAGTAATGGGGTTAGAATGGGAGCTCTTGGTTTGATGTTGAACTCGATTATGCTTGGTATAACTTCGGTGCTTATGGAGAAGCTTTGCAGGAAATGGGGGTCTGGTTTTGTGTGGGGGATTTCAAACTTTATCATGGCTCTTTCCTTTCTTGCAATGCTTGTTATTACATTTGTGAACAAGAGTATTGGCCATGATTCACCTCCACCTGGGATTGTGATTGCTTCACTGGTTGTTTTTGCAATTCTTGGAATTCCATTGGCG ATCACGTACAGTGTCCCATATGCCTTGATTTCTTCACGTATTGAGTCTTTGGGACTTGGCCAAG GCTTATCAATGGGTGTACTGAATCTGGCAATTGTAATACCACAG GTACTGGTATCCCTGGGAAGTGGACCATGGGATCAGCTATTTGGTGGTGGAAACTCTCCAGCCTTTGCGGTTGCAGCAGGTGCAGCCTTAGCAAGTGGGCTGGTGGCCATCTTGGCTATTCCACGTTCTATTCCTCAGAAGCCTAGATCTTTCACATGA